In one Alnus glutinosa chromosome 14, dhAlnGlut1.1, whole genome shotgun sequence genomic region, the following are encoded:
- the LOC133857914 gene encoding uncharacterized protein LOC133857914 isoform X2 — MTQKFKLNTHASISEQHVFMGYAIFDHRGIHLLRRAKALKIENCTMRKAGAKNEKPNIVEAEARVLELALFDLQEREWLPVVVQLGCVALYQKLVDPVYTITSKELRNIIERCKQIIDEKCIQVYWTHRRANVFSNSLMESVRMYKNDICATELDPKLCRFTWDQMFGPFKPYLSKTTSISLERLKYLLSDEDGFAQKILCWINMALSKEMVPREIIFEISTRKGVRLVERYLMSITPADNKVSYPTQDQVIHMLIDILEHLKPIPVPRTIVMYLQFEDEIKLLPNDMFESCSSEDLTITSHPSHFFYHLGAIRFESLVLTLRVLSYYAPGICIRRLKFGPRKNYIGKDIKSTIMGWFHMRTIDDFQLIDILNEVNCKCVEEIEGNSIKL, encoded by the exons ATGACgcaaaaatttaaacttaacaCACATGCAAGTATTTCAGAACAACACGTTTTCATGGGATATGCCATCTTTGACCATCGTGGCATACATCTTTTACGACGTgcaaaagctttaaaaattgaaaattgcaCGATGAGAAAGGCTGgggcaaaaaatgaaaaacctaaTATAGTGGAGGCTGAGGCAAGAGTACTCGAATTAGCTTTATTTGACTTACAGGAAAGAGAATGGCTACCTGTTGTGGTTCAACTTGGTTGTGTCGCATTGTATCAAAAGCTTGTAGATCCGGTATATACAATAACTTCAAAGGAATTACGGAACATTATTGAACGTTGTAAGCAAATCATTGACGAGAAGTGTATCCAAGTCTATTGGACACATCGACGAGCTAATGTATTTTCCAACTCTTTGATGGAATCTGTGAGAAtgtacaaaaatgatatttgtgCCACAGAATTAGATCCTAAGCTATGTCGCTTTACTTGGGACCAAATGTTTGGGCCCTTTAAACCTTATTTGTCTAAAACAACCAGCATTTCCTTAGAGCGTCTCAAGTATCTCTTGTCAGATGAAGACGGATTCGCACAAAAAATCCTGTGTTGGATTAATATGG CACTGAGTAAGGAGATGGTTCCAAGAGAAATCATATTTGAGATTTCTACAAGGAAGGGAGTGCGATTAGTAGAAAGATATTTGA TGTCAATAACTCCTGCTGACAACAAAGTCTCATATCCTACTCAAGATCAAGTTATACATATGTTAATTGATATTTTGGAACATTTGAAACCTATTCCAGTCCCA CGGACTATCGTTATGTACTTGCAGTTTGAAGATGAGATCAAG TTACTACCAAATGATATGTTCGAATCATGTTCATCAGAAGATTTGACGATTACGTCTCATCCTTCACATTTCTTTTATCATCTAGGCGCAATACGATTTGAAAGTCTTGTTCTAACACTACGG GTTTTGAGCTATTATGCTCCAGGGATTTGCATTCGTCGACTTAAGTTTGGACCCCGTAAAAATTATATAGGGAAG GATATAAAGAGTACCATTATGGGATGGTTTCACATGAGAACAATTGACGACTTTCAACTTATAGATATCCTTAATGAAGTCAATTGCAAATGTGTG GAGGAAATAGAAGGTAATTCGATCAAATTATAA
- the LOC133857914 gene encoding uncharacterized protein LOC133857914 isoform X1 — translation MKEEIHRVSRFIQTVIATAFHYRKALANNSLKRDSILPSERPSKVKFVRWSPPTMTQKFKLNTHASISEQHVFMGYAIFDHRGIHLLRRAKALKIENCTMRKAGAKNEKPNIVEAEARVLELALFDLQEREWLPVVVQLGCVALYQKLVDPVYTITSKELRNIIERCKQIIDEKCIQVYWTHRRANVFSNSLMESVRMYKNDICATELDPKLCRFTWDQMFGPFKPYLSKTTSISLERLKYLLSDEDGFAQKILCWINMALSKEMVPREIIFEISTRKGVRLVERYLMSITPADNKVSYPTQDQVIHMLIDILEHLKPIPVPRTIVMYLQFEDEIKLLPNDMFESCSSEDLTITSHPSHFFYHLGAIRFESLVLTLRVLSYYAPGICIRRLKFGPRKNYIGKDIKSTIMGWFHMRTIDDFQLIDILNEVNCKCVEEIEGNSIKL, via the exons ATTCACAGGGTTAGCCGATTCATCCAGACAGTCATTGCAACAGCATTTCATTACAGAAAGGCACTGGCAAACAACAGCCTTAAAAGAGACTCCATACTTCCGTCAG aacGTCCTTCCAAAGTTAAATTTGTAAGATGGTCACCTCCAACAATGACgcaaaaatttaaacttaacaCACATGCAAGTATTTCAGAACAACACGTTTTCATGGGATATGCCATCTTTGACCATCGTGGCATACATCTTTTACGACGTgcaaaagctttaaaaattgaaaattgcaCGATGAGAAAGGCTGgggcaaaaaatgaaaaacctaaTATAGTGGAGGCTGAGGCAAGAGTACTCGAATTAGCTTTATTTGACTTACAGGAAAGAGAATGGCTACCTGTTGTGGTTCAACTTGGTTGTGTCGCATTGTATCAAAAGCTTGTAGATCCGGTATATACAATAACTTCAAAGGAATTACGGAACATTATTGAACGTTGTAAGCAAATCATTGACGAGAAGTGTATCCAAGTCTATTGGACACATCGACGAGCTAATGTATTTTCCAACTCTTTGATGGAATCTGTGAGAAtgtacaaaaatgatatttgtgCCACAGAATTAGATCCTAAGCTATGTCGCTTTACTTGGGACCAAATGTTTGGGCCCTTTAAACCTTATTTGTCTAAAACAACCAGCATTTCCTTAGAGCGTCTCAAGTATCTCTTGTCAGATGAAGACGGATTCGCACAAAAAATCCTGTGTTGGATTAATATGG CACTGAGTAAGGAGATGGTTCCAAGAGAAATCATATTTGAGATTTCTACAAGGAAGGGAGTGCGATTAGTAGAAAGATATTTGA TGTCAATAACTCCTGCTGACAACAAAGTCTCATATCCTACTCAAGATCAAGTTATACATATGTTAATTGATATTTTGGAACATTTGAAACCTATTCCAGTCCCA CGGACTATCGTTATGTACTTGCAGTTTGAAGATGAGATCAAG TTACTACCAAATGATATGTTCGAATCATGTTCATCAGAAGATTTGACGATTACGTCTCATCCTTCACATTTCTTTTATCATCTAGGCGCAATACGATTTGAAAGTCTTGTTCTAACACTACGG GTTTTGAGCTATTATGCTCCAGGGATTTGCATTCGTCGACTTAAGTTTGGACCCCGTAAAAATTATATAGGGAAG GATATAAAGAGTACCATTATGGGATGGTTTCACATGAGAACAATTGACGACTTTCAACTTATAGATATCCTTAATGAAGTCAATTGCAAATGTGTG GAGGAAATAGAAGGTAATTCGATCAAATTATAA